gttaacagatataatttacatataatattggttaattttgatctaaaaaatttaaaaattagtatcctgacggaatgttggataggattttacaattcttgttcgataaatattcaaatacgGCGCACCGAACGAGTTgcaacttagtaataaatttacttgattatgaaaaggcacgaaacgattaacacgatagAATAAACGGAAGAGTTGTTGAAAttaaacgataaacctgataggattaacgcacgataagataggattaacgcacgatagaacagtatacacgcaggataggatagaatcaacgcacgatagaacaggatacacgcacgatacgataggattgatacacgatacgataggataggattgttaaaaataacgttgcgggtactgtatgTAAAAATTCGCCCCCACCCCCATTGtaaccccatcctacccccaagggtcgtgattttcacaactttgaatttactctacctgaggatacttctaTACAAGTTTCAACTCTCCCAAAACTAATTTTGagaaggagatttttttttaaagatttactctatatattcatatgtaaaaatgcaaCCCACCATTGTAGcatcaccctacccccggagttCATGATttccacaactttgaatctacactacctgagaatgattccatataagtttcagcttttctgaccttatggttcttgagaagaagattttttaagatttactctatatattcctatgtaaaaagtcgacccccattgtggtcccatcgaaccccaagggtcatgattttcataactttgcattttcactacctgaggatgcttctatacaagtttcaactttcctggcgTACTGATTTTGAGACAAagagtttttaaagatttactatatatattcctatataaaaatgcaaccctccattgtgccctCACCCTTCCCCCGGCgctcatgattttcacaactttgaatccacgctacctgaggatgcttccacacaagtttcagctttcctggctgatatttctgagaagtagatttttaaatatttactctatatattcctatgtaaaaattcaaccctccattgtggctccaccctatcctcgggagtcatgattttcacaaccttgaatctacactacatgaggatgcttccatataaGTTTTATCTTTTCTgtccaaatggttcttgagtaGAAGATGTTTAAAGAATGGTTAATAATAacaattttctttgtattttttaccaCCCGGTCTCCTTGTAGTAGTAGGTGGAGGCAGTGTTGTTGGTCTTTAAGGACGTTGGAGTGCTGGTTCGGGGTCTTCTCCCACTAAAACATGGAtaacaaaatatcatttaaaataaaataagcgtCTTTCACTAGTATTTTCAAAAACTCTTATCGCTGTTGAACGCATTTTGCAAAACTCCAGGCAGTTGGCgactttgcagaaaaaaatacgtatgtaaaattattgcaatgattgctaccttcataacccgcatgaatcctcaaagaaagcattttattgtttatatatacattcttctttttaaaagttgataaaCTGACTGTAAAAAGTTACTTACTTAAATTAATTATCTAAATTAAGTAATTAATTAACTTAATTAACAAAATCACTGCTAATATATTCAgtatgttagctaaaagaaacagcagAATCGTCCACTATGGGAATTTAAGTCTGACATCATCTTGATGacttcgtgcagtccgtgatttttcttaggttgatAAAGGTTACGACCAATCCATAAACGgatgtgtagatttcagtcctttCAGTTTCTACAGAGTTATGAATTACAAttaatttccgtaagaaatagagggagtACATATAAGGAAATAAACTCAGCATTACATCATGCAAGCATCAAGaaatggttttttgtttacatcaaaattAGTAATTAATTAGATATTAAagtgtttataattatatttcattgGATTACAAAAAACATTAGCTCGTTAACAAAATTTACTAGTGGTTAAACCTTCATAAAAATAACACGTACCTGCAAAGACAAAATACATTGTGAGTGAACAAGGAAACACAAACAAAACGTGAGCGttagatgtaaataaaatgttatcagtTAGAAATTAAGCTAAGTACAAtgattgtaaacatttaaaaattgaatacttacatgtacctgGATGAGTTGAGTTTGCAAAAAATGTAGAGATACCGATGAAGTATAAAAGGGACTACATTCAACATTTCACATCTTCAAGATGAATATCGATACATATCATAACTCACAAAATAAACGAATTCTAcacgaaaaataaaatcaaatccaTCGAATCTGCCAATATAAACGATACGTCATATCATGAACGCAGCAATGTTAATTAGTCCATCCATTTCGACGTCATCAAACGCTTTTTCATTTTCGTTTAATCCTTCATTACGCATTTTATGAAAGGATGCAAACTTACGTTCAGCATTTACAGAAATTGCACGCTGCCTTGCAATACAACTCAAGTTTATTCTTTTACCAATGATGTCTCAATAACTGCCCGATTTGTTTAGATACTATCATGTGTTAGTCAGAGGATGAGGAAATCGTTGTCGCGGTTGTGTAGATTTTACttgttatttgattttatcatttGACTTATTATTGCCGAATTGGAGGCgtattcaatatttgtttttatacaacaataaaataatgtaataatttaTAAAGCAATAAAACGCGCGTCGCTAGTAAATATTTACCCCACCCTTCACTCTCTTTGTAAGAAAATGCAACATTCAGAATCATGCACAGGTGAAAGTGTTTATAAAGTCTTTACGATGTAAATTTATAGCAATAGATAAACCACTTGCAGTGAAACACAATCTCTTTTATATCAAACATAATGACACTAATGAGGAGAGTATATCAGATTTTAGAGCCATGAAAATAACCCATATTTTAAATAGTCCTGTAATTCCGAATAAACGAAGGAACATGTAATCTATATTCTTGTAGTAAAATCAGATACCCTTTTCTAGTAAAGTAACCACAAGATTACCGTGTTAATACTATTCGCCGccagaaagttttttttagaaagagagagagagtatctTACCAGGGTTTTCGCCTGTGGGACCTTTTCTTGGTCTCTCTGGTTCCACATTATCATCAACTGTGccaaaaaattattcatatttcattaCTACCTTGTAGCATGAACCATGTGTTAGGTCGGTCGTATCTATAAGAATAATAGGAGGAGTTCTTTAATTTTTCCCCTTTTGAATAACTTCATTTGTGGCTTATTTTGACTGAATGTTTCATTAAATACGAGGGTGTCCAGGGTCCAGTTAAATCATATACAAGACTTTCGACAAAAAACTACTAGTAATAGAAagtttttactttcattttatgCATATAATTTCAGGTTAATAAGTTGtcagataaaataaatatatattagcGGAGAAAGGAAACTGTGCACTATAAAAGTTAgtataattttttctatatctattgtttgtatttataaaatttaaacaatcaataatggtaatgtttttgacaatatcgaatggtaaccgtccgggtgcacggattttttcatggttagtgaacacctgttgtttattgaagaatttgtacgcacgagttttacgggccaatagtgtttggaataagaactgtaaaggatttgtttaaactttttttgttaaggaaaccactttatttcaacaaaatttacccctatgtcatgccacgactcaaagaaaaccaacgtaatcgtgctgttgggatgctgcaagctggaatggcacaaaatactgtagcaaGACACTTTGGAGTTCATCGGAACACCGTCCAATCATTATGGAGACGTTTTCAACAATCTGGCAACACTCAGGATCGACCGCGCTCTGGGCGACCTCGTGTAACGTCACATCAACAGGACAACTTGTGCATCTGAGAAATCGTTTCCAGACAGCAAGTTTGACTGCCCGTAGCATTTCAGGGCTTCAACCAATTAGTCCAAGAACTGTGCGTAATCGTCTGTGCTagcaaaacatcagaccaagaCGTCCAGCGGTGTGCCCAATACTGCTTCAACGTCATCGTATCGCCAGACTAGCGTGGTGCACACGACATCAGCGATTCAGAATACAGGACTGGGCCAATATTCTGTTCACTGATGAGTCAAGATTCCATCTGGATAGCAGTGGCGGCCGCTGTAGGGTGTATCGTCGCGTTGGGGAGCGCTACCAGGACGCTTGTGTTGTGCAACGTCGACAATTTGGTGGAGGTAGCGTTATGGTGTGGGGTGGGGTGGAATATCAGTACGTGGAAGGACCCctctacaaattgtcaatggaaatctcaccggcgtacgctatcgagatgaaattattcagcgtCATGTGATACCCTTCATACAGAGACATCAAAATCACATCACTTTGCAGCAAGACAACGCAAGGCCACACGCAATGCAAATGTAGTCAGGGACTTGTTTGTTTAACAGAATGTCGATGTCTTCCCTTGGCcagctcccccccccctcccccccccccccgatttgtcgccgatcgagcatgtctgggatgaaatggaaagacgTTTACGCGGTTTCCCAAGTCAGCCAGTGACATTGGCTGATTTAGGCcaggctttaaccaacatctggaacaacatccctcaagcatttctgaacactttagtggcatcaatgaggcgtcgctgtcaagcatgcgtgaacgcaaatggtggtcacacgcgttattaattttgttaattcaatttcaaataacagtgactttcgagtgtgctgaaattgacgttattcgacgttgacattaatgtgttatgagatgttgttacgaatacatgtgttaacagtattacaaaaaataaaatttgttcattgtaatttttaacgtttttcatatattaaataatgcacagtttctttttttccgctagtatatatatatatatataaataaataaataaatatatatatatatatatatatatatatatatatatatatatatatatatatatatatatatatatatatatatatatatatatatgataaataccATGCTGCAAATCTGTACAGCTCTTCGATAACTATCGATAGGTCaacgtttaaattttttttatgtcacttttgatgcatttttataCACGTCTTTCTAGGTGTTTAATTGGGTGTGTAAGAACTTGTTTGCGGGCTACATTTAATGAACTTGTTTAACTTTGTCTAAGAAACTATCTGGACATCGTTCGTATGCATGACTGCAATGTCAGgtgataaaaaatatcaaagttgtCTTTTTTCCATATATGAAGATGTTCCTGTATTCATTAGGACCAAACTACGGAAGCTTATTGAGGCATGTtcagtaaattaattaatttatattgcGTTAAATCGCAATAGTTATTGAGTTTTAATGCAATCTTTAGCGTTTATTCGCAATGAATTTTTcgtttaaacgcaaaaaaaTATTCCGTTTAAACGCAAAGctattattgcgtttaaactcAATATTCTGTAAACGTCTTAAATTCCACGTGCCTAAAGTTTCACGATTTCCTGTGTTAGTACCTTTCAaggtgtttttaatttcatggataatCGATTTCTTATCCTTGAAAGGTAAATcctgattgtaaaaaaaatctgataagtGATGGACCTACATCatgtttttacattattttcttttgaaaaacgtAAAATTAAAGCCTTATTAACGTTAAGTGCTTTGAGAATAATAAAACAAGTTTGTGTCGAATGTAATAAGCACTGGTGTATAATGCGCATTTGCTATTTTGGGCATGAAAATTTGAGGAAAACGCACATGTAATCTGTTAAATGAGGTACGCCTTTATAATCAATCAATTTGTATGCAAAACCAACTTTGTGTTTAAACGCAATAGTTATTTTTGCGATTAAATGCAAAACTTTGCGTTAAAACGCAATCttctttgcgtttaaacgcaaaatcTTTTGCGTTAAATCGCAATCTTTTGTATTTAAACGCAAGAGTTTTTTTTGCgattaaatacaaaaattattgcgtttaaacgcaattaaaaataatgtttctacTTAACTGGCCTCAATGAACTTCCGTATTTTTACATACTTCTTCCAAGAATTTCTGAGAGAGTGAGGTTGAGTTCGGCTGGAGGTTGATCTGTGTTGATTAATTGTCTGTACGTCTCAATTGGGTGAGTAGATAGTTCGTCCAATTCCATTGTGTCGTTTAGATTTATCCCCACGGTAAACAAATTAATCCCTTCAGCCTCTGCTTTTTGAGCAGCTGCCCAAGCATCAAAAGTATCTTTACTCTTATCCTGTCCGGTCAACAAGAAAATAAGATTTCTGGCAAAGTTCCGATCACCACGTGGTTCAATGAACATATTTTCACGGACAGAATTAATAGCTTTTGCTGTATCTGTGTTTCCTGGTTTATACGTGGTTTTATCAATTGCAAGTTTCAACGCTTCCCTTGTGGAATATTTATCAAGGTCAAATTGTATATCTGCGTCAGTACTGTATCTCAATAACCCAATCCTGTAGTCTTCATTTTCAACATCAAACCCATTCACAAGATTTTTAGCATAATCTTTCATGAACTGGTATGTTTCTTGTGGCACTGAAGAATCCAATACAAGAACCACATCATAACCAGTAGGTAGTGGCCTTGTTGTTGGTGTACtaactaaaaaaacaaacaaataccaTTAGTTGtctttgtttaaaacaaaaaaggatAATAATCCATTTCTTTTTGGTAATAAAAGGACATACAGTTACCTGTTTAGAACTACTTATGTTTtactaatttaaaaaagttgCACAAAGATAAATACCTGAACATGTCGCTGTAAAGAGTTTTACATCAAGGCGTTCCAGCTCATCAAAAGTGTTTACTGCAAAAACGTTTGTACTAGCAGGTTCGCTGGCTATTCCATTCACCTCCTTTAGATCCTTTAGAGCGATTCCAACAGCATAAATACGGATACCCTTTTTTTTCGCTACATCAGCTTCGGGAATGGTTCTTCGGTAGTTGATATTGGACACATCGTCTGTCATAATGATGCAGATATTTGGAACTCCAGGTCTGTCACCATTAGCTACATTAAACAACTCTTCATGCATTGTCTTGAGACCATCGGCAGTATTCGTACTTCCGTATCTCCATGGTAGTGCATTCACAGCATCGAACACATCAGCCTTGGTGCTTTTAGAGTTGAGTTTGAATTCAACCGTGACCCGAGTACTGTATGATAATAGACCTACTCGAACATCACCATTGTCAATGTTAGCGTAGTGAAGGAACTTTGTCACGAAGCTTTTCATTTTGTCGTAGTTATCATTTCCTACACTTGTGGATGAATCCAACAGAAACACCACGTCCACTTGTGCAAAGCATTGGTCTGTAATGAAAGCAAGGTAACCGTAGGTTTAATTGAAAACGTTTTCAATTGATTCCTAAAAAAGTTCAAACTTAGTCAGAAATAATTCCTCGAAATCATTTGTGAAATAAATTGCTTATGTGCTTGGTTGATAGATACATTTTAAGCTAAAAGCCGCATGGGATTTAACTTTGACTTGGCTACGTAACAAACATCCATTTAAATCATTCAATAAAGATTCCAAAATGTAAGGAAAATTATTTAAGTTCTAAATATAACTGAAAGTCACATCATAAGGccaacattttttatcattgatcAAAAAAATTCCCATCTTCGGTAGTAGCTACAATTTCCagtgttaaatttattttataaacaaatgcaATTTCACTATATGTCAATTGGAGCCCTGCCGTAACAACAGAACTcttatttt
The nucleotide sequence above comes from Magallana gigas chromosome 2, xbMagGiga1.1, whole genome shotgun sequence. Encoded proteins:
- the LOC117680986 gene encoding collagen alpha-4(VI) chain-like isoform X3; protein product: MVSLSRLSVYHLDVLTVWFCLLSVTQAYVDEDTEPPRSRPKPTTAPIPKTVIIDEDIEPPRSRPKPTTTSIPITVINQCFAQVDVVFLLDSSTSVGNDNYDKMKSFVTKFLHYANIDNGDVRVGLLSYSTRVTVEFKLNSKSTKADVFDAVNALPWRYGSTNTADGLKTMHEELFNVANGDRPGVPNICIIMTDDVSNINYRRTIPEADVAKKKGIRIYAVGIALKDLKEVNGIASEPASTNVFAVNTFDELERLDVKLFTATCSVSTPTTRPLPTGYDVVLVLDSSVPQETYQFMKDYAKNLVNGFDVENEDYRIGLLRYSTDADIQFDLDKYSTREALKLAIDKTTYKPGNTDTAKAINSVRENMFIEPRGDRNFARNLIFLLTGQDKSKDTFDAWAAAQKAEAEGINLFTVGINLNDTMELDELSTHPIETYRQLINTDQPPAELNLTLSEILGRIDDNVEPERPRKGPTGENPGKILSLSF
- the LOC117680986 gene encoding collagen alpha-4(VI) chain-like isoform X2, which encodes MVSLSRLSVYHLDVLTVWFCLLSVTQAYVDEDTEPPRSRPKPTTAPIPKTVIIDEDTEPPRSRPKPTTAPIPKTVIIDEDIEPPRSRPKPTTTSIPITVINQCFAQVDVVFLLDSSTSVGNDNYDKMKSFVTKFLHYANIDNGDVRVGLLSYSTRVTVEFKLNSKSTKADVFDAVNALPWRYGSTNTADGLKTMHEELFNVANGDRPGVPNICIIMTDDVSNINYRRTIPEADVAKKKGIRIYAVGIALKDLKEVNGIASEPASTNVFAVNTFDELERLDVKLFTATCSVSTPTTRPLPTGYDVVLVLDSSVPQETYQFMKDYAKNLVNGFDVENEDYRIGLLRYSTDADIQFDLDKYSTREALKLAIDKTTYKPGNTDTAKAINSVRENMFIEPRGDRNFARNLIFLLTGQDKSKDTFDAWAAAQKAEAEGINLFTVGINLNDTMELDELSTHPIETYRQLINTDQPPAELNLTLSEILGRIDDNVEPERPRKGPTGENPGKILSLSF
- the LOC117680986 gene encoding cartilage matrix protein-like isoform X1, which gives rise to MVSLSRLSVYHLDVLTVWFCLLSVTQAYVDEDTEPPRSRPKPTTAPIPKTVIIDEDTEPPRSRPKPTTAPIPKTVIIDEDTEPPRSRPKPTTAPIPKTVIIDEDIEPPRSRPKPTTTSIPITVINQCFAQVDVVFLLDSSTSVGNDNYDKMKSFVTKFLHYANIDNGDVRVGLLSYSTRVTVEFKLNSKSTKADVFDAVNALPWRYGSTNTADGLKTMHEELFNVANGDRPGVPNICIIMTDDVSNINYRRTIPEADVAKKKGIRIYAVGIALKDLKEVNGIASEPASTNVFAVNTFDELERLDVKLFTATCSVSTPTTRPLPTGYDVVLVLDSSVPQETYQFMKDYAKNLVNGFDVENEDYRIGLLRYSTDADIQFDLDKYSTREALKLAIDKTTYKPGNTDTAKAINSVRENMFIEPRGDRNFARNLIFLLTGQDKSKDTFDAWAAAQKAEAEGINLFTVGINLNDTMELDELSTHPIETYRQLINTDQPPAELNLTLSEILGRIDDNVEPERPRKGPTGENPGKILSLSF